The genome window cacattgttcaggagggattttagcccattcttcctgcagagctgcttcagctctgtcaaATTCTTTGGCGTCccatgtgtgtggctctctctctaagttgttccatagcattgaggtctgggctcttacttggccactccaaaaggcggattttgtttttctaaagtctgttgtgtgttttgggtcattgtcctgctgcatcactcaactgcagagtttcagctgacgtacagaaagctgaccaggccctgatgtATCAaagcccaaatcatgatgtcaatgtgctctttggcaaacttaaGGCATGCAGCAAcattctttttagtaagcagcagcttcctttgtggtgttcTGCcacagacaccctgcttgttcaataaCACACGAACAAAGATGTTAGCCCGTTCCAACGATGCCTTctaatctttggctgtctccctgggttgcttctttacctcatgagtgtttgttgtgctcttggggtcattttgacatcactttgtaactttTTCCAGGTTTATGTAAATAATCAATtattgattgtagatcctctgaaagctccttttggataggcatggctcacataagcatattcttctgGTGCAgggcaaactcaaaaggtttgagtgttttttgtcattcaAAGTAGGTGTAGTTCACTCAAGTAAtgtgaagtttttatggttgttctcaaacaCAAGAaagatttgatttttttgtgttactattttaggcacattatttttgttaatacttaGATTAGAtcaaattttatgacaaattaatgcagaaaaccatgaaattccaaaaggtacacatactttttcttgccatcaAGTCTCAACTACAGGTACTAAATATACACCAGTGACCAACCTCACATCTGCAGTGAAGAGCTGGATTTAGACAGACAACTAGCTAAATTaggtgaattaaaaaaaaaaaaacatatgggACAATTAAAGAACAGAAACTAGGACAGAAGGTGTGGGAAATTTAATGTATGGAATAACCGAGGAGGTTATACTCTGCTGTGCATCTGGTAGTAGTTCTTTATATACAAAAGGATACATTTCCTCAAAGCAGTCGATTTGTGGAGGCTGCAAAATGTCCAGAGCTGACAGTACCTACAtggacagaggaaaaaaaaacaaattaaatcttTGTCTCCCTACTAACATCTTAAATGTCTTGATCCATCGACTACAAACACCACGTCTCCCCTTTGTGCAGTTCTTACATTGTCATGTTTGAAGAAACACAGCATCCTCAGCTCCCTGAAGACCCTCTTGCAGGACACCAGGTTCTGGAAGACATTAGGCATCTTCTTCAAAGCCACCTTTCGACCGTCACGGGGATCAGTAACTGACCTGTAATGATGGACAGTCACATGCTTTTTAAGGAACATATCTTCCTCTGAGAGTTTATTTGACGACACACTTTAGCAGACTAGGCTATTTAATCATAACAATATGTTGCAGGCTCTCCTGTTGTGCGAGATAGTACAAGTAAACTGTAATAAAGCAGAAATTATTCTGATGCTTTGTGTCATCTAATATGAGAGTGAACCGAGTTATGTTCGGATTTTAAATTACTTGCAAATTATTCAATTTTTTGAGAGAATCTGAGGTAAAGTGTTTatatattgtgttgtgttttcccCACATCCTAGGAAGCAACGTGACAGTCCATTAAATACACGCTGAATAGATTTTTAAGTGGGACTATGGTAATCCAGTATAAGAAACCTCATGTCCCCTGTTGCTGCTGTCCATGGTTTGTTATAGGTGGATAGTAAAAGGACGTTCTTGTCTATATGGAGTATAGGCTACAAAGCCTTAAAAACATGATTATGCAAAATGATTGAGTGTAATTTAATTCAAACTAATCACCAGGTGCTTTGATCTAGGTTTCTGATCAACCCCAGACCCCTTATGATGTTGCCTGGTGAAACctctcttttcatttgtgtgcatAAAATCATTTAGTCTAACTCTAACTAAATGGGGTGTGTATTATTAAGAAGCCATAATGAAACTTTGTAAAAGCAGACACCATGTTCCAGTGATGGATGACTTGTGTCAAGATAGTTTCGAGTCTCTGAAGAAATTACATTAAACTAACGGAGGATGAGAAAACGGAACATGTATTTCTTACAATGGTCAACAGTAATGCAAGCTATGCATTATTGAACATTAAAACGCGCACAACACCGGTTTAGGCCTTAGTGAGGTTTTCTTACCAGACAACACCGAATGCGCCATAACCGATGGGGCGGTCCGGCTCCATCTCTGCAGGGCTGGGGACCTCGCTGGCCGGGTTGCTGTAGGGCTGAGGCACCGCTGCACCGCCACCGGTGCTTCCTCCGAGAGCTGTGGGGTGACGAGGAGTCCCCGCCGGGGCAGTGGGTCCGGTTAGGCACGGTGTGGCGCTGAGGCCCGTGGAAGGGGCTCCGCAAGAAGAGTTGACACAGAAATACTTGTGGCCCAGCTCAGAGCCCGGAAACAAGTCTCCACAAACTGTCTGCCGGCCTGCGCCGTGAAATGCCATCCCCGATACAGTCCACTTCGTCTGAGCGGCaccaagctgctgctgcccgGCTAAGCGCGGAGGAaacacagctcctctctctgcatgACCCTTTAGTTTCCTGTGTGTACATACAGGGAAGAGCGAGCATCATATGTACCGATGTAAACAAGTCAGGTCGATGccaagataataaaaacagagatgCGGTGTAGGAAGACCCCTGCAGCCAGACCGAGGCTCGGTTATTGAGCCAATaagtaaaaatatacacattacAACTAAAAAGCATGTTAGTGAAAGCACAGACAAAGTCGTGTCTTGGATCTTCCGGTACAACTAACACATCAATGCTTCAAACCCTTTAATGAACGAGCTAAGCTACCTTTGTTTGTAGTAAGCTGCAGTTACCTGTTTAGTGGAGCGGCTCTGTTCACTCGGCTAACAGCATCCTAGCTAACGGTGGTTAGCAACggttaaaaaaatgtgaaaaatactgTTAACCCGACATCCACCTCAGCCACAGGGTATCTCTCACTAACGTAGGCAGCTGCATTAACATTACTGCCTTGTCGctggaaaatgacaaaaacccTCGCTAGCTAGCTGCATTGCTAACCAGTACTTGCAGCTAATATGTTAACTCAACATTGTCTATGACCCACATAGCTACCATCGGTCCAGTAGAGTGACCTACATATATGACAAAGGAAAATTTCATTTGATAAAATATTGAAGCAAACTTACAAACCAAGCTTGGCCAAACCAATGATGACATGGCTCGAAAACTGACTTCAAAACGGCGAAAAAGCCGAGTTAGATGCTCGTCCCCGGAGCTGCTGCCCCGGCTCTTGGGGCTAGCCGGATTGTTAGCTACCAGCTAGCTACAGCTAGCCTTGCTCGCTCGCTAGCTGGCCATCGCGTTGTAGAATCCACTGCACAAACGGCCCATAAAGGCTGTTTCTTAACTTCTCTGGATGAAATCTCATCCAGCGACTACGCGGTGATATGAAGCAGATGGAGTTATAGTCGCGTTTAAAACGACGGCTCCAGCAAGCTGGTTAGCTTGTCAGGTAGGAGGAGCTGCTAAAGCCGGGTGGGGGAGGGTCGGTGCTTTTCACTCCCCTGTAAACAATGCTAACATTACCTAGCTTAAGACCACCACCACAGAGAAGATGAAACAGGATGGAAGAGGTTCTCGACCTGGTCCTGCACATGGTTTCTATGATGAAAAATACTGACAATCAAAATAATTGTCATCAAGTTGTGTTTCACCAAATTCCTTCTGTGGCAAGtaataaacagacagaaactcTGGACAAGGTCATGTTACTCAATCACAGAGAACAGTAGACATGAAACCAATAATTACTGtcaacataaatacatctgGTAATTGTTGTCACTACTGGATTACCAATCCAGTAGAGACAACAACAtgtcataaatacataaatatataagtaAAGGTACTCATTAGGCAGGAAAATGGGTCAGGTGTCACTGTAATGCTACTTATTTGATTATAGACAGTTAAGGTGGAGCAACCTGTTTACTGTTGCATAGTATAATACACATGACCAAAATATTCAActtgttttctatgtttttttgcTATGAGAGTGCctgtatgtaaaatgtattaaaccTCCCTCTATGAAATATCTCTGCTGCAAGCTGAAAAACCTGTCATGATGTAATCTGGTTGCTCTGTCTCCAGTGATTGTAGACTTTGACAAATtgctcctccagatgacatcatctcaACTGAAAGATTTTTCAGTTAGAAGCAgagacatattttaatataagGAAGACAGAGTGACGTTTATTGGCATTCATATGGACGCATTTAACAGCAAAAGTACACAATATCACAAATTTTCCACAAGAGGTTTCGCAGTCTGCAACAAAACCACCTTGCAGGATCCTAACTAAGATTTTACCCTGAACACTAACTAGTAACTGAAgttaattaacttaattaaatgATTAAGTTATTTGTTTCCATTAACTAATATCTCCCTCTGAACTGTAATGGAACTGAAGCATACGGGTTTAAAAGGGAAGTACTCAACTACATCAAAACGGTACCTAAATGCAGCATTAAATAAATTTACTTTGTTACCTTCCACAGTTGTAATGGATAAAGTGCGTCAGCAATCACTCAGACACAGTTGAAGATGACTTCAACTTGAATCCACACATGCATTTTACTGCCTTTTAATACAGTAGTAACATGGCGCTATGCACTATGCATCAAATACAATCAATATGCACAGCCACAGAAAATATGTCACCAAGGTAGCTACAAATTACATGGCATTTGTCAAGAATTACAAATCAGCATCCAGAGTAAGAACAAAGATCATATGAAGCAGAGAAGTTATGCACATTCAATGTTCATGGGGAATATACACAAACTATTAGTTTGCCTTTATCAGCGctataaaagtaaatatactgtacatgatggCCCATCTGAAACTGTTGTTCCCCTTTCACTCACTCCTCACTACTCTGAAAAATGTGCCAGTGGTCTGATCGATCTGACAAAGGCAAACTGGAGACTGGAGATTTTGCACTAAATTGGGGGGGAAACTAAAATAAGTCAGATTATTGAGGTCTTCAGGTTAATGTCCTCATTATAAACAAACACCAATATCAGGGAATATAAATGatgtaaaaacagcaaaggCTTTACAAAATCATGACAGGCTGTGCAAGTCAGTTAAAAATTGAACAATGACATGATGGCAAGTAGAAACAGCTAATGACATTATTTTCCTCCTTAATGAATGAACGGCGTTTTCCTTATAGTCTGATCCACAGTCTCTTCTCTGGCTTTGACTAATCTGTTCTGCGCGTAAGGTATGTAACACGTACAGTAAGCATGTCTCTCAGTGTTTATGCTACTGAAACAAAGGTCTGAAAATGATGCTGTCCTCATGTAACCATGAGCAGCACTGAGGATTTCCATGGCAGGTTCTCCTGGTCTGTGCCCACTTGTGGCAGTCTGTTAAGAAATAATCTTGagagtgaaaaaacaaacagttaatgGAAATGTCAAAGTAAACCATTATGCAAATAGTTGAAAAGTAGTTTCTCTCTTATGATCAATTTGTGTTCAATCACTGACATACCATTACTGCTTACATTACAACGATTCGCATTATTATACTTGTGTAAATGCTGATTCAGCGTGTTTCCttaaacagcaaaataattaCAGggattaaaaagaacaaatgatgACAACTAACTGCACAAGCAGCATATTTACCAGTATTTTAGCATACTGTTGCCTGTTTACAACACGCTGAGCATATGCAGTAGGTATAGGACAAGAAATCTGAGTATGCGTATTAAGATAGACTTGGCTGAACCTAATTTTTATTCCATGTTTCATGTTCATGCAGACAAATGGTTCTCATACCTGTTTTGGCTGATGTCTTTCCAGTTGTCTTCTCTGTGTATCCTCGTATAACTTTGCCCCCTTTCACCTGACTCCCCCGCCTTCATTCCCACCCGTCCCACCCCCAGGTCCCCCATTGCCCTCCCAGCGTGCTAACTGTGGGGCTGGGGGGCGATACTAGAGCAGTCAGTTACCAGCAGTCCCACTGTGCTAGCACTGGACACAGTGACAGCTACGCTGGTGGTGCCCACAGGGCCTGCGCTCGTTGGGTCAGGGCTGGGGTCGCCCTGGTTGGCGTGGGTGCCCATGTGACCCTGGAGCTGCGTGGCCGTCTTACATTGCACCCCGCAAAGCTGGCAGAGCAACACCCCGCCGGCACCTGTCCCACCAAAGCCCCCCCGTGCCCCACCGCTCTCTTTCCACTCTTGGCCATGGTGCTTCTGAGCATGGACACGCAGGTAGGTGAGGGTGGTAaaacctgaaaaacacaaagacttcTTAAACAACGCTTTCTGAAAAGTTTTGTCATGTGATGATTATTTTGcataaattgtatttatttattgtttttccgACTCATTATAGTAATATATTGTTTGTTACACTGTGATTTCTGTTATTCGTCATAAAGCTGTAGTTTTTGGTGACAGGTAAGGAAGACTGAGAGCTGAACACAACTTTGGTTTGAGTGAGAAGCCTAATAAGACCACAACAGTGGGGCTTGGTGCAACTTTCCCTGAGTGGACGAAatcagacaaacaggaaaaagtaaatgacaaatttaaaaaataatatacatttctgcacaaatatGAATTTAACTAGTCTTGTGTTGTTGCTCTGTCTTACTGCGGTTGCAGAGGTGGCAGGCATGGTGCTGCGACTGGTTGTGGACCCTCATGTGGTCGGTGATGTAAGCAGCTGACAGCAGCTTCCCACAGATGTGACACGGCACCTTCTCCTCGTGACGGATCAGATGGGCACGGAGACGATCCCGTGTGGCAAACGCTGACGTACACGTCTGTGGAAAGCATCAAGACATAAATGAATACAGTGCATATTGGAAGAAtagcaaaaataataacatacagATGTGGAgtcaaaattaaaatatctaGAAATATATGTGTTGAACTAATAttataacacaaatacagaaaaaaaacattcaaagtatCACATATTGTGATTGAAAAAGTAGTTCATAAAATATCTCTTATATAACCGTATCTAGATATTTTAGACAAAATAGAATATGGCACCCTCAGTATCACATGAACTGATAGtcttaaagtaaattaaacaaacaaattgtCAGATTTAAAATGGCCTTGCGTTTTTCTCACAGGACGCTCTCTGGTTCATGTtaaaatcttcttctctttcagcttttcccatcaagggtcgccacagcgaatcatccttttccacctcactctgtcatggacatcttctaccctaacactagccaacctcatgtcctctgttaacacgtccatatatctcctctttggccgtcctcttgtcctcctgcctggcagctccatctccaacatccttctaccaatatactcactatccctcctctgaacatgtccgaaccatctcagtctggcctctctgactttgtcgctaacacaggcaacgtgatggttcatgttaaaataaactttctAAACATAAATGTAGTCTTTTAAACCCAGGTTGAAACCAAAAGGAGTAATTTAAAGCTGTTCACCATTTCAACAATCAACCTCATAGGACACTCTTGAGTACAAAGAAacactgtcagtcacatgtcCCAGAGTGCTATGTTCTgtgctgtttaaaatacacctgcctctccaaaaaaaaaaaaaaaaagtcaccacctgacTAAGTACTAAGTACTGAGCAAAgtaagcaaataggtaagagcgTCTAATTGAATAATTTCATGCATGGATGATTATATTTCAGCTGGCAAGTACagaaactgggttaagaactgtccaatgcatGATTAAAGACTGGAAagatagtggggaaccatcatcttcgaggaagaaatgtggttgaaaaaaaaaatcttgaatgacTGTGATTGGCAATCACTCTTAAAAAACAACTGCAGTCGTAGAACTCACGACtatgtttaataatgaaagtaagagcattttcACATGCGAAGAGAACTCAAGGGATTGGAACAGCTGTGTcgccttaagaaaaccacttccACCTCAGTGAGGCTAATCTGAAAAAAAGGGCTTCAATTTAGTAGACAGCATAAAGATTGGgctctggagcaatggaagcAATGGAAGAAGATTAGGTGgtgttccagagtgatggagcatcagggtaagaagagaggcgggtgaagtgatgcacccatcatgcctagcGTTTACCGTACtgcctgtgggggcagtgctatattaaaatatatagcCAAACATTAGCAGAACTCAggaaaagaataaatgttgtgacattgatGAAGCTCATCGCaacgatgccacggtgaatcAGAGTtaaaggcggtccaacgaaatattacAGGTCAAAGGCAGGGTAATATGTGAGGAGGTCGTTACCGTGCACTTGAACGGTCTTTCTGTAGAGTGCACCTGTCGAACGTGACTGTTGAGGTGGTCtggcctgaaaaaaaaaaacacaccaaacacaaaaagagtcattacaaataataaaatatctatatACAACACCTACTGGTTCTTCTGAAAATGACTGAGTTTGTTAGCCCCACTGCTATATGGTATatatttgaaaaacagaaaggacTGTAACAGTCCCCCAGCTAATGGATTTATGTAAAGATGTAAAACTGTTTGTGTGAGGCTGCACATTAGAGCCGGTCAACGTTTTTGCGTATCTCAGTCTATACCTGGAGAAGGCTTTGGCGCAGTGAGGGCAGATGTAAGGTTTCTCCACGCCGCCTTGATGTGAGCGCACGTGGTAACTCATCCTGTCTTTCCTCTTGAAGCGCTGCTGGCAGATGGGGCAGGAGTAGGGCTTCTCGTCTGAGTGGGACAGACGGTGGCGGTTGAGGTGATAGACGTCTCTGAAGGCCTTCCCACAGGCCTCACAGGCGTGATTCTTCCTCACCTGGTTAGTGTTGGGATTGGGATTGGGAATGGGATTTGGATTCTGTCAAGCAAAAACAGATATAATTGCTATATATGCTTTGGCCAATTATCCATCTATTTCAATGTGTCTCAGTCAGCTGTGAGAGGAAATGGCCACGGTTAGCTTTATAAGATACATGACCACATAACCGTGAGGCAGAAGCAGCATCAGAGAACTTTAAAATCAAGAGCAAAGAGTAATGTCTGAATCCACACCGATATCATTCTCTGTGGGTGTTAACACATGACATTATTTAAAAGCTATTTGAAATAATAGAACTGTGCAGTTGACCCAAGCCAGACACAACATTGTTTACTGCATCCCACCTCCACGGTCATGTCATCAGGTGGCTGTTACATTCCCCTCAGTCATTCCTGCTCGGACACTTACTATTTCATGTTTGTACTCTTTTATTCTTAATTCTGTGCTTATCTTATACGGACACTTCAGAGTCTAACACTGAAACTCATTCTTTGTGTGCTTAAATACTCGGCTAAAAAAAAACGTATTCTCCTTGTGATTGTGAGAGTGTCTGCGATGTCGTGAGGGGAGGGGGAATTAACAATTTattgtcattccaccctgacTTATATTATTGAGTTATTTTCCATCCATCTTACTTTTTCTGTATATATtcactgagttttctgtattgatgttatgtTATTTCTGTGGACATGGAGCAGGGTTTCTGCATGTTGATTTAATTGTTGATTCACACCTTTTTCATACCTGTTCCATACTTGAATATAGAAGTATTATGGAAAACAGCACGGCTGTAACAACCAACCCAAGGTACTTTTTACTACAGTATATCAGGTTTTTCAGTATAAAATATTCCTAATATTGCAGTCCACTCTAAGGTGAAGACTATTTGGTAGAGAACAAAAACCAAATTGAGCCAAAACCGttggagaaaactgaaaaataaaatcctacaACCAGGGTCGACTTCTCACATTCAGCTCCCTCCATACATAATAAACTCAATGACTCTCTTCTCAGTGAACCCACCTGCTCCATGGACccgacaacaacaacagctgcttGGATGGGTTGAGGCGGCGCAGCCATGGTTACGGTTGCCTGGGCGATGGACACAGAGACTGGCTGGCTCTCCTGGTTCGCGTGCTGACCAGGCTGGGGGAGGGTCTCTGGGGCAGGAGCGGGGCtagggagagtgagaggagaaggCTGTGTAGGAAGGGTGAGATggaggagggacagagggacTGTCTGCTTTTCCACTCGTCCTCCCTTCCCTCCGTCCTCCTTCTCGCGGCTGGCTCGGTCCTTCATCTTGATGCCCGTGTGCACCGACTGGTGCCGCCGCAGGTTGTAGCTGTTCTTGAACTCTTTGTTGCAGGTGGCACAGATGTGGGCCGGCCGGCACGGTTTGATGAGCGGTTTGACTGAAGACACAGCAGAGGGACAAAGTTAAACCTTTGATTTGACTTTTACATTTCAGGTTTAAATGATCGGTATGTTTTGTCGTAAAAGTCATAAAAAGGTAATAGTGGCGTTCAGTATCACTGcttgagagaaaagaaaagcgTTTCTGTCTATGgaggacaaaatgttttaaaatttggTTACAGGCAACTGTAGAGACATTtcaaaagaaagacaaacattttataagttttctcatttaatgaattttaaaaaagcttccaaatattatattagatattttttaATTCTAACCCTCAAATTCAACtggaaaaatctatttttgttttttgaaaatacattttgtagttttaggTGCTGgcaattttcattttatgtcacttttacctcattatatttactttacagctttagttactggttactttttgcagatgtagatttttttttttttgtcctcatttaaaaacaccttttgGATTTGGCTGAACACATATGGACTACActtgtacatttatttcatcAACAGCATTTAATTCAATAATCTTTAAAATACAATGTTTGCATACTTTATAATTGTACTTAGAATTTTGCCGCAATTATGGGTCATGACAgttgtataaaaacaaacactattgtttattaaatagtgttgcacaataaaatataatgtgtttacattaataACAATTAGCGATACTTTCAGTGATCCAGTCAATTcaaaaatgacaagaaataattctaaaaaaaaaaaaaaaacattgcctGTTTTTATGCATAGTATTGTATTAATATTGCATTAATTCCAGCCTTGTTTCATAGGAAATTGCTACAGTCTGAGCCACCCCCTTACCAGGCAGCGGCTCCTCACTCAGGGCAGCAGTGTCGACAGTGGATGGCGGTGTCACAATGTGCTCTGCTGAAGGACTCTGTGCAGTTCCTGTCAAATCCGGCAGCAGCTCAGACTGAAGAGGTGTCTCAGGCTGGCTCTGTGTCGACGGCGTCTACCAGAGTTAGACAGAAACATACTGCTTAACTACTCCAATAAGCACACACGTTCTCTAGATTGTGACTATTTTCATTGGGGTTTTTTCAAGGCCAACTTGAATTAGTTTAAGTAGGTAGCTATGAACTTTTTTGGCTATTGACAACATCTCATAAAGTTAACATGACAAACATGTTGCCTACGTTCAACTATTTTTATCTGTTGTCAATCTACAGTAAGTCCAATACTGAGTTTTGCCATTTTCTCTAAatcatctctgtgtctgttgtgtAAACTGGGTTTAACAGGGCTTGTCAGATGATGCCTGCAGCCCCTGGAAACACCGAGGAATGACAGTTGGGAGATATCCTGTTCTGAGGTATCACAATCAATAGTGGAAGAGAAGAGGTTGGTGCTActtcacacattttcaacatgtttgctttttaaaacacattgaTCCCATAATGATAATTAATCAAAGTGCAGTGGACACCTCGCCCGTGGGAGCATTGGATTATGTTTACATTGAAGACAGTAAAGTTCTGAGCATTCACTGCTTTTCACAGCCTTTTGTCAAACTAAATTTACTTTCCCCAGGTTTTGGACGGAGGCTCAGACAAAACAACACCTTTAAAGAAGTTCCTCTGAGCAAGTTGTGGACATTTCTCCCCATTTACTCTACACAATGAAATGATCATTAGCTGCATCCCTGCTCTGTCAAGTCGAAACATTTTGAGGTCTTTATGACCAAAATTGGCCCCCACCACAACCGCTTCCATCTCTGCGTGTCACTTTCTAGTAACCTGcttcaataataatattatataggAATATGCATCATGTGGCGGCAACATTGGCTAAGTGCTAAACCCAGATTTTGATACCTGGTCAGACACAGTGTTCAGTAGTGGGGAGGCCCTGGTCATGTCAGTTTTAGCTGTCTTCATATTTTAAGTTTCTAGATGATCAAAGGGAACAAATTAACTAAAGCTCCACTGGACAAATCAGAATATTAAACATGGATCAAGTCTCAGTGACCATTTGTGATGGAAGCTCCAACCTGCCAGCTGGAGGAGACCAAAGCAAAGGCCAACTTCACTCTGACCCCTCTGTGACCTCCACCATCCtctacaccccccccccccccccccccctctttaATGCAAACATGTCAAGCACCCCGCTGTTCTCTCCTCCCCccagaaaaaaagcaaaacccACAAAGCGGCCCCAGCATCAATGAACACTTACCTGAAAGAGGAAATTACTCCAGGAGGTATCCATCCTGACGGACTGAGAGCTAACCAGGCTGGGGTCTGAAACggggagggaggagggcaaCAGAGCCGAGGAAGAAAAGCTCCAAGTGCTGCTACGACAACAAAGTCTGAGGCCTGTACCTGCCCGGGTAATTAATGGAAATATGAAATGACACCGGACGATACTCAGCGTCAATCAGCTACGACATATTAGTGATTAGACTGCTAGGAGCTGTGAACATCTGTTGGCAATACACAGGCACTGACAATGTTGTTTTGTAAATGcgacaaaattgttggtatgATGCTTGCTTTAATGGTGCATTTTAATACAATTTGCTTATGTCTACTGTAAAAAAATTTTGCGAATCGCATGCAAAATAGACATAGGTTTTATACATAAAATGGATGAGTAATCGAGTCGTGCTAATCATAGTCAGCAGCTGTTGAGGAGTCATTTATTTTGCGGTAGCTCCGAAAAAGGCCGCAGCGCTGGGTCCCAAGCCTCGGCGTTGCGTACAGCTCGTCCCCTAACTAGAGAGCTCCTGGTCGGCCGCGGTCCATGGCTCCGCCTCGGTGTCTCAATCGACAGGATgacatctttctctttttttcaaactctctccatctctctcccaccctccctttctgtctttcttccttttctttttttatctcttcttcaccccctctgtccctctctgctTTAAAGGGAAAGTATTTTGTGTATGCACCCTCCTCTCCTTGCGGACCccgtctcctcctctcctctcgtcccGTCCCTCTCGCCCCCGCCGCCGCCGCCACTTCTCGATAGGCCGACAAATAATGAAATCCCACATTTACAGAATCATTTCGACCGACAATTCCCCCCCGACTTGGCGTAAAAGAAGGAAATCCAGCGGTGCTTGTAAAAATCAGTCACCTGGACCGTGATTACCGGATAGTCCCCACTCTTAGCTAAAATGGTGTCGGGTTTAGCTAAAACAAGGCTTTATCTCCGAGAATCTTAAAGGT of Anabas testudineus chromosome 8, fAnaTes1.2, whole genome shotgun sequence contains these proteins:
- the LOC113157554 gene encoding myc-associated zinc finger protein, which translates into the protein MDTSWSNFLFQTPSTQSQPETPLQSELLPDLTGTAQSPSAEHIVTPPSTVDTAALSEEPLPVKPLIKPCRPAHICATCNKEFKNSYNLRRHQSVHTGIKMKDRASREKEDGGKGGRVEKQTVPLSLLHLTLPTQPSPLTLPSPAPAPETLPQPGQHANQESQPVSVSIAQATVTMAAPPQPIQAAVVVVGSMEQNPNPIPNPNPNTNQVRKNHACEACGKAFRDVYHLNRHRLSHSDEKPYSCPICQQRFKRKDRMSYHVRSHQGGVEKPYICPHCAKAFSRPDHLNSHVRQVHSTERPFKCTTCTSAFATRDRLRAHLIRHEEKVPCHICGKLLSAAYITDHMRVHNQSQHHACHLCNRSFTTLTYLRVHAQKHHGQEWKESGGARGGFGGTGAGGVLLCQLCGVQCKTATQLQGHMGTHANQGDPSPDPTSAGPVGTTSVAVTVSSASTVGLLVTDCSSIAPQPHS